GATGCTGTTCCAGCTCCGGATCTGCCGCACGGAAACGCCGTAGCGCTTCGCGATCACCGTCAGGTTCTCGCCACGTGCGACGCGGTGATAGCGATTGGCGGAACTGCTCGCACTCGCGACGGCGGCAGCACCGGGCACTCGCACCACCTGGCCCACGCGCAAGCGGCGGGGGTCGATGCTGCGGTTAGCGCTGCGCAGCGCGCTGACGCTCATGCCGTAACGCTTCGCGATGTGAGACAGCGTCTCGCCGCGCGCCACGCGATGCGTTCCCGCAGACGCGGCCGCGGGTGCGGCGGGTCGCGCGGCTGCAAGCCGCTCGGTGCGGTAGAGCGCCGGGAACGCATTCTCGAAGGCGACTCGCGTTCCTGCCGGGATCCGGACGGACCAGCCGCGGTTCGCAGGGGTGCGACCGTTCGTGAGGTGCGTGTTCAACTCCTTCACCGCCTCGACGTCGACGCCGCTCGCTTGCGCGATCATCGACAGGTCCGCCGAGCCGGGCACCCACACCACATCGAACTCCATCTCGTCCTGGTACTCCAGATCGGAGAAGCCGTACTTCGCCGGCTCCTTCCCGATGTGGGCGGCGGCCAGCATCAGCGGCACGTAGTCGCGCGTCTCGCGCGGCAGATACGGTGCGATGGTCCAGAACAGCGAGTCCGCTCCCTTCGCTCCACCCGCACGTTCCCGCAGAATCCGTTCGACCCGGTTCTCGCCCGTGTTGTACGCTGCCGCCGCCAGGTACCAGCTGCCGAAGCGACCGTAGAGGTCCTGGAGGTAGTCCAGCGCTGCCGACGTCGACTTGATCGGATCACGTCGCTCATCGACATCGCTGGAAACCTCGAGGCCGTACCGCTGGCCTGTTTCCGCTATGAACTGCCACATCCCGGACGCCGCCGCGCGCGAGTACGCCTTCGGCGACAGGCCGCTCTCGATGAGCGCCAGGTACAGCAGATCCTCCGGCATCCCGCGCCGACGCAACTCCGCCTGGATCATCGGGCCGTACTTCCCGGTCCGCTCCAGCCACAGCTCCGTCTTCTCGGCATTACGTCCGCCGAGAAAGTCGATCCACCAGTCCACACTCTCGTTTCGCGTCACGGGCAGGTCCCAGACGACGCCTTCGGCGCTCGCCATGTCCTCGGCAGCGGCCGTCTCGCTGATGATACGCTCCATCGGCGCCGGCTCCACGGGCGGCGTGACGCGGCCGACCGTCCAGGCCGACAGTGACACGCCCAGCAGGGCGGCACCCAACAGCATGCTCTTCCTGAAGCGTCGCTCGGTCATCGGGCTCCTCTCTGTCAGGCTACGCGTCTGCGCGGCGCACGGGGAGACGCCGGCAGGTTGAATGACCGGCCATGGGAGCGCAGCAGTGGTGCTGCCACGTCCGGGCCACACACTGAAGCTAACGCCAGTCGAAGGGCTACTCAACCCTCGAAGTCGTTATACGGCAAGCCTTTGGGGATGGTTCCGAGGCCGGCGGAAATGACGTGGGAGCACGACTTTTGGCCCGTGAGGTGTCTGCATGGCCCGGTAGGGCGCGCCCCGCGTCTCCGGCCGGAGGGCGCGGTTGGCAAGCCGGCGGGGGCTATTTTCTCTCCGCGCCTAGGGCAGCGCGAGATAGTTGCCGAGGAGGCGGTTGAGCGCGGCCAGGACGGCCGTGGCGGCGGCGCGACGCGGGTCATCACCGGCGACGACGGCTCCGACCAGATTGTGGGGCTCATCGTCCGGACGGTAGAGCGAGACGACGACCATCTCCGCGTCGAACGCCCGCATCATCTTGACGCCGGCGAGCCGGACCTTGACGTCATGCGGCACGAGCGCAGCGATCGCAGCGAGGGAGGCGGATGAGATCGTGCGAAGCTCCACGGCGTCGCCCTTCTCGCCCGCCGCCGTGCCAGTGTACTCGCTGCCGGCCCATTCGAGCCGGACGGTATACGCGATCAGCTGGTCCTGCTGCACGTTCCGCTTCAGCTCCATGAAACGGACGCGCTGGCGGTCACGGCGTTCGGGGCGATAGGCAGCGGAGACTGTAAACGCCTCGCCGGTTATGGCCGCCGCTTCCTGCTGCACCTCGGCGGGATCGATGTCGGCGCGCAGCACCAGGCAGGCTGCCGCGGACTCGGTATCGAGAAATACGTGCTCCACGCCATCTATCGCGGTGAGACGCTCGCGAATGCTCGCGGTATCGGAGGGCTTCGTCACAGATGCTTCCATGAGGGGTGAGACGGTGGCGCGCTGCGCCGATCACTGGAAGTTCCGGTGGAGCGGCGCATGTGTCAAGAATAAAACGCGGCGCGCGGGCGGGAAGCCCGGCGCCCCGCCCGGATCGGCCCTCAGAATTTCAGCAGCGCGGCCACACCCTTGAGGTCGCGCATGGTGTCGCCCGCGACAAAGTCCACACCCACTTCCTGATTGGCCGCCATGCGGATCATGGACTCCACGAGGTCCACGCCGTCGCGGAGCGCGCCGCCGCAATATGGGCACGCGCCATCGCGCTGGACGAGATAGAAGCCGCATTGCGTGCACTGCACTCCATGCTTTTCCAGGTCGCGGGCAACCACGAGCCGCTCCACCTTGCCCTCCTGGAGCTGCACCAGGGTATCGTGCAGGCCGGATGTGGCGAAATGGGACTGCCGCACGCGATCCTGGATGAGGTCCAGGGCAGCAGCCTCGCTGCGCTCGGCCAGATCCTCGAGCACCGTCTCCACGAGCCGCACGATCTCCGCGGCGGGAACGCCGAGCGGCGCATGCGCGGTGTGCAGGATCCGGTCGGTGATCTGCTTCGGAAGCGCCTCCCTGAAATGCTGCGTGTTCTCCGTAGTGCCGAACAGCAGCCATGCGTCGGGACGCACCTTCTGCTCGAACTGGTTGATCTCGTCCACGAAGTCCTTCACGAAGTGCCGTGCTTCCTCCGCTTTCCGCTTCTGATAATCCTTGTGCGAATAGCCACCCGCCTGCACATCGTGAGGCGTATCGATGGCATCGGGCTCGAGCCGGTAATCCGCACCCACCACACCCATGTGGACGGACATGAGCCGGAGGTGCTCGCGATCCACCAGCATGACGCCGCACTGCGGATGCGCGCTCACCACTTCCGACAGCGGCCCGATCACCGGATAGTCGTGAATCTCGAGCCGGTTGCGCGCCGGCTTCGGAAACTGCAGCGCCTCGAACCACTCACCGCCGATCTCCGCATAGATCGCCACACCCTTGTTGAGCGGGTCGTAGGACTCATCGACCCAGCGCTCGACCCGGGCGAACACGGCGCCCAGCGGCTCACGATGATGGTTGTCGCGATCGCTGTCGAGCTCGGCGAACCGCGCCCGCTCCTTGTTCAGGAATATCTGGTGAGTGCGCTTGTTGTCCGAGTTGACGGACATGTCGAGGAACAGCGAGAGGATCGGCCGGCCGTTCGCATCATGTTGAATCAGCCGCTGGATGTCATTCGTGGTGATCATAGCCGCATGCCTGGGTGGACGTTACACGGAATGATCGAGGCGCAAGGCGCGTGCCTCCGACTGATGCCGAATCAGGATCGCGGAGGACGCGCGGAGGTGCGGCAGGAGCGGCAGTGCAGCAGTGCAGCAGTGCAGCAGTGCAGCAGACGAAGAAGAAATGCGAACACGCGGGAAGCGGAACCCGGGGGCCGCCGCCGGGCCGTTCTGCGTCGGGCCGCCGCCGACGCAGATACTACACGAAAACTGACACGAGCACGTTCCCGATCCCGCTGCGATCAGAGATGGTAGTTTGGCGCCTCGCGCGTGATCGTAACGTCATGGGGGTGAGATTCGCGCAGGCCACCGGATGTGATACGTGTGAAGCGGACCTGAGTCCGCATGGCCTGCAGATCGGGGACGCCGCAGTATCCCATTCCGCTGCGGATACCGCCGACCAGCTGGTAGAGCACGTCGGTGGCGGGTCCCTTGTAGGGTACACGACCCTCGATCCCCTCCGGCACGAACTTTCGCTGATTGTCCTCCTGGAAGTAGCGATCGGCCGAGCCCTGCTCCATGGCGGACAGGGAGCCCATGCCGCGGACTGTCTTGAACCTGCGTCCCTCCAGGAGGAAGCTCTCGCCGGGGCTCTCCTCGGTACCGGCCAGGAGCGAGCCCATCATGACGGCAGCGGCGCCGGCGGAGAGGGCTTTGACGATGTCGCCCGAGAAGCGGATGCCGCCGTCCGCGATGATCGGCACACTGTCATCGACGCCGCGAACGGCTTCCATGATGGCCGTGAGCTGAGGCACACCGACGCCGGTGACGACACGCGTCGTGCAGATGCTGCCGGGGCCAATGCCGACCTTGATCGCGTCGGCGCCCCGCTCCAGAAGTGCCTGCGCACCGGCGGCGGTCGCGATGTTGCCCGCAATGATCTGGGCGTCCGGGAAGCGCTGACGCGTGCGCTCGAGCGCGTCCAGCACGCCCACGGAATGACCGTGCGCCGTATCGATGACGATGACATCCGCGCCGGCGTCGAGCAGCGCCTGAGCACGGTCGAGATCGCGTCTGCCGGTGCCGATCGCACCGCCCACGCGCAGGCGGCCGTGCTCGTCCTTCGCCGCGTTGGGGAACTGACGCCGCTTGAAGATGTCCTTGACGGTGATCAGACCGCGCAGCCGGCCGTCCTTGTCGACGACGGGGAGCTTCTCGATTCTCTCGCGATGCAGGATCTGTTCGGCATCCTCCAGCGATGTGCCGACCGGCACCGTGATGAGGCGGTCCTTCGTCATTACTTCCGAGATCGGCTTGCCGAGCTCCTGCTCGAACTGCAGGTCACGGTTCGTGATGATACCGCGCAGCATACCGTTCTCGTCGACAATGGGCACGCCGCTGATCGAGAATTCCTGCATCAGCTTGAGCGCGTCGCGGAGTGTGCCACCGGGCTTGAGCGTGATCGGGTTCAGGATCATGCCGCTCTCGGAGCGCTTGACGCGGTCGATCTCCGCGGCCTGCCGGTCGATCGGCATGTTCTTGTGCACGATGCCGAGGCCGCCCTCGCGCGCCATCGCCATCGCCATGCGCGATTCCGTGACCGTATCCATGGCGGCGGAGATCAGCGGCATAGCCAGCCGGATCTTTTTCGTCAGCTGCGTGGCGACATCCGTGTCGCGGGGGTGAATCTCCGAATAGGCGGGCACGAGCAGTACGTCATCGAACGTCAGTCCCTCGCCGAGGAACCGGTCCGCCATGTTGTCGGGGATGCCGTTGACATCCGGCCCGCGTGCAATGCGGCGTTCCGCCGCGAATCGTTCGGTAGCGCTCATGTCACGATGCCTGTACCTGGATGCGAATCGCCCGCCGGTCCATCGGCATGCGTGCGCATGCCCGGACCGGCGGGCGAAGTGTTGCGAGCGATTTCTCGCGTCTGTCTTTCCATGAGAGAAGGTACCGGCCGGCGAGCCGGTGTGTCAAGCGCGGCTCATTCCTCGACGTGGATTCGCGATTCATCGTCGATGCGGATCCGCTTCACGGGCGCGCGCCGGCGCTTGCGGCCGAGCTTCGCCGGGTTGCGGGCCAGGCCCTTGAGCGCCTGCTGAACCTTCTGCGGCAGCATTCCGCCCATCTCGTCCACCCCTTCCACCAGGTAGCCCAGTGCGGCCGGATTGCCGTCCCAGTGCCTCAGGAGGGCGTTCGGCCCGGCTGACGACATGAGCCGGCCAAGCGCGAGGCCGAGCAGGTACAGATCGTCCACCCAGCCCAGCACGCCCAGGAAGTCCGGTATCAGATCGACGGGCGTGAGCATGTAGACGGCGACGGCGCCGAAGAGTGCCTTGTTCACGGCCGGGACGCGCGGGTCGCGCAGCAGCCGGAATACGAGCTTGAAAAAATTCGGCAGCTCGCGCAGGAGTTTGCGTGCCGCACTCGTGCGCTTGCGGCGCCGGCCGAACGTGATGCGCTTCTTCATCGTCATGTCGTACCGTGACTCTCCTGATTCGGATATCCGGGCGGCGCTCCGTCGCCGGAAACGGGCGGCGTCCCCTCAGGCCGGGGCGGCGGCGCCGGCGTCTGCCGGCCCGGACCCGTCGAAGATGACGTGGCCGTGGACGGCGGACGCGATCCCGGCGTCGGGGGCGTCCCCAGAATATCGCGGCCGGCGTCGGACACCGTTCTCATGACACGGCGTGCCGAACCGAGCAGGCCGACCGTGCCGCTGATGACCTTCGGGGCGACGGACCGCATGCGCAGGCTGTCCTCGACCCGCTCCGCAAACTTCTGGAGCACGTCCGGCTCATGGGCCTTTTCCCTGGCGTACTTGGCCTCCAGGAACTCGATGTAATCGAGCACCTGGTAGACCTGCTCCTGGGGCAGCGCCTGGATACGCCGCCACACGCGCTCTTTCAGTATGTCGTGCATCCGCTCTCCTCGCCGGATCTACAATAGTCTGGATCTCGCCGCTGCGCACGTCCTTACGCCGCTGCACCGCCGTGGGTTGCGGCGGGCCGGGCGCGGTTTCTTGCTCGCCGCCCCGCGGGCTCCTAGCTTGGCGCCAGCCAAAACACATATCCCCGGAGATATTGCAGTAATGGCCTTTCTGCCGCTGCGCAATGTGGAGATACCCGGTCACGCCGGGGACGCCTACGACGCCTGGCTCGACGACATCGCCAGCCGGCTGGCAGCGCCGGACTGCGACCGTGCCGAGCTGTGCCGCACGATCCTGACGGAGATCTACTACCCCCAGTACGCCGGAACGGACCCCGGGCAGCTTCCCGCAGCCGCCCGGATCGCGCTGCTGCAGATGGACCCCCGCAATATCACGCTCGAGCCTGAGTACTACGCCGAGATCGACGTCAAGCGTTATGCGCGTGTCAAGCCGCTGATCTGGCTGTGGGAGATGTTCGACAAGAGTCCTCTGGGCGAGAACGTCCTGCTGGGCGTGAGGTTCCGGCGCCTGCTGGCTCAGCACATCTTCCGCCGCTGCGGCGCCAACTTCAAGGCGTTCCATTTCGTGAAACTGTCGTTCGGGTACAACCTCGAGGTGGGCGACGACGTCGTCGTGCACCGCCACGTGCTGCTGGATGATCGCGGCGGCATCCGCATCGGCGATCGCGTCTCGATCGCGGATTTCGCCAATATCTACAGCCACACCCACGCGCTCCACGATGGCCGCGACGTCGATACTCCGGCGGTGGTGCTGGGCAATGGCGTGCGCATCACCTATCACGCCACCGTGCTCGCGGGCGTGACGATGGCCGACGATTCGATGCTCGGCGCTCTGGCCGTAGCGACGAAGGACATTGCCTCCGGCGACGTCGCGCTCGGGATTCCAGCCCAGCCCAAACTCCGGAAGCCCGTGCCGGAGGAGAGACCGAAGTTTCCGCCGTCGGTTGATCCGCTCGGGGAGTGAGAGGTCGGAGGCAGGGGCACGGGATATTTTCACCACAGAGCACTCAGAGCACCCAGAGACGGACTGTCGGAGATCGATCGGTGCGTTCCCGCACCGCTCCGGCGCGGCAGTCTTTTCGTATCCTTGTTACAAACAGATTACTGGCGTTGCCGCGCAGCCGGATCCCGCACGACTCGAACTCCGATAGTCCGTCTCTGGGTGCTCTGCGTGCTCTGTGGTTAAATAAAGGAACCCGGCTGCGCCGCGAAGCCGATCAAACGCACCGCAGCCGGCTCTCTTCCCTACCCCTCCTTGTCCTCATACTCGGTCTTGAGCTTCGCCACGACGGCGGGATCCGCGAGTGTGGTGGTGTCACCGAGTGCTCTGCCCTCCGCGATGTCGCGCAGCAGACGACGCATGATCTTGCCGGATCGTGTCTTCGGTAGGTCGGCGGAGAACAGGATGTCGTCGGGTCGTGCGATGGCGCCGATCTTGTCGGCGACATGCGCGCGGAGCTCCTGGCGCAGCCGGTCGTTCGCGGTGATGCCCTCCTTGACCGTGACGAACGCGGCGATCGCCTGACCCTTCATCTCGTCCGCACGTCCGACCACTGCAGCTTCCGCGACAGACGGGTGATCGACGAGCGCGCTCTCCACTTCCATGGTACCGATGCGGTGACCCGCGACGTTCAGCACGTCATCGACGCGGCCGAGGATCCAGAAGTTCCCGTTCTCATCGCGCTTCGCGCCATCGCCCGGGAAATAGATGCCATCCCAGCGGGCCCAGTAGTTCTCGCGGAAGCGCTCGTCGTCGCCCCAGATCGTGCGCAACATCCCGGGCCACGGCTTCGTGATGGCCAGATAGCCGGCACCCGCGGTGTCGCCCTCTGCGGTTAGCACCTCCGCGGTGATGCCTGGGAACGCGACCGTGGCACTGCCGGGTGTCGTCTCGGTTATACCGGGCAGCGGTGTGATCATGATGCCGCCGGTCTCCGTCTGCCACCACGTGTCCACGATCGGACAGCGCTTTCCGCCGATGTGTTCGTGATACCACATCCACGCCTCCGGATTGATCGGCTCACCCACGGAGCCGAGCAGACGCAGCGTCGACAGATCATACTTCGCCGGCCAGTCCGTGCCCCAGCGCATGAAGGCGCGGATGGCGGTGGGCGCAGTGTACAGGATCGTCACGCCGTACTTCTGTACGAGCTGCCAGAAGCGTCCGCGGTCTGGCCAGTCGGGCGCGCCTTCGTACATCAGCGTCGTCGCGCCGTTGGCGAGGGGGCCGTAGACGATGTAGCTGTGTCCGGTCACCCAGCCGACATCGGCCGTGCACCAGTACACGTCGTCCTCCTTGATGTCGAACACCAGATTGGTCGTCGCGGTCACGTGCGTCATGTATCCGCCGGTCGTGTGCACGACCCCCTTCGGTTTACCGGTGGTGCCCGACGTGTAGAGGATGAAAAGCAGGTCCTCCGCATCCAGCGGCTCCGCATCGCAGTCCGCCGAAGTGCCCTCCATCAGGTCCTCGTACCAGTGGTCGCGGCCATCCTTCATGTGCACGGGAACGTGCAGACCCGCACCGCGACGGACGACGACGACATGCTCGATGCCGGGCGTCTCTTCCATGGCCTTGTCGGCCGCCTCCTTGAGCGGCACCACGCGGCCGCGGCGGTAGCCGCCATCTGCCGTGATCAGCACTTTTGCATCCGCATCGTTGATGCGGTCGCGCAGACTGTCGGACGAGAAGCCGCCGAAGACCACCGAGTGAGGCGCACCGATGCGTGCGCACGCGAGCATCGCGATCGCAGCCTCCGGAATCATCGGCAGATAGATCGCCACACGATCGCCCTTCTTCACATCGAGCGACTTCAGCACGTTCGCGAACTTCGACACCTCACGATGCAGATCCCAGTACGTGTACGTGCGCGTATCGCCGGGCTCACCCTCCCAGATCAGTGCGGCCTTGTTACGCCGCCAGCCGCCGAGGTGCCGGTCCAGGCAGTTGTACGAGGCGTTCAGCTTGCCACCCACAAACCACTTCGCGTGCGGTGCCTTCCACTCCAGCACCTCCCGCCACGGCTCGAACCACTCGAGCTTGCGCGCCCATTCAGCCCAGAACGCCTCCGGGTCCTGCGCCGCCCGCTCGTACAGTCCCGGATCACTCGCATTGGCTCGCTCACCGAATGCCGCCGGCGGCGGGAAACGACGGTCTTCCTTCAGCAGGGCTTCCAGCGACTGCTCACGATTCGCCATTCGTATCATCCTCCTGTCGACGGTACAGCGCGACGCCGGCCGCACACACCCGCAAGGTACGGAACGGACGCCGCCGCGCGACAGTCCCGCCACCCCCGCGAGCGCTACCGCGCCCCGCGCCGTGACCCGAAGGGTTGAGCCGATGGCGCACCTTCGTTATCTTTCTGGATTGTCTCGCGAAGGTGCTTCCCATAGACAATAACGCGCGGCTCCGGCCCGCGAATCCCAGCTTGATGATCCGGAGGCGGTGCAGACATGGCCAAGAAGCTGACGAAGAAGCAGGTCGAGCATCTGCAGCAGCGACTGCTGCGTGAGCGCGATCGCGCGCTCCGTTCGCTCGGGCAGTACGATGAGCTCGCGAAGGAATCGGCCGAACAGAACGACTCGGATTCGTATTCCTATTCCGATCACATGGCCGATCTGGGCACGGACGCCATGGAGCGCGAGAAGATGATGCTGTTTGCCAGCAAGGAGGGCCGCTATCTCTACCGCGTGGAGGACGCCTTGCGGCGACTGTACAAGGAGCCCGACAAGTTCGGTCTGTGCCACAGCTGCGGCGAGCTGATCGATTTCGACCGGCTCGATGCGCTGCCGCACGCTCGCTACTGCATCAACTGCAAGTTGAAGGAAGAGGCCGACGCGGCCTAGGCTCGCCCGTCAGGCATGCAGCGCGGGAAAGGGCGCCGGGGTCACCTGGCGCCCTTTTCTCATACGTGCCCGTCGCATGCGCGTCCCTGCGGTCAACCGTCACCCACGCAGCAGCTCAGGCAGCAGCTTCACGAATGCGGAGCGTGCGAGCACGCGATCGGCGCCAGCGTCACGTGCGGCTTTGAGCGCATCCACGTCCACATGCGCGCCGAACACGATGACGGGCACCCGCGCAGTCTGCGTGGCGCCTTTCAGCGCGCTGATCGCCGCCGGTGCGTCCAGCCACCGCGCCTCGAGGTCCAGCAGCACGAGGTCGGCCGTCGC
This Longimicrobiales bacterium DNA region includes the following protein-coding sequences:
- a CDS encoding DUF2281 domain-containing protein, whose translation is MHDILKERVWRRIQALPQEQVYQVLDYIEFLEAKYAREKAHEPDVLQKFAERVEDSLRMRSVAPKVISGTVGLLGSARRVMRTVSDAGRDILGTPPTPGSRPPSTATSSSTGPGRQTPAPPPRPEGTPPVSGDGAPPGYPNQESHGTT
- the guaB gene encoding IMP dehydrogenase codes for the protein MSATERFAAERRIARGPDVNGIPDNMADRFLGEGLTFDDVLLVPAYSEIHPRDTDVATQLTKKIRLAMPLISAAMDTVTESRMAMAMAREGGLGIVHKNMPIDRQAAEIDRVKRSESGMILNPITLKPGGTLRDALKLMQEFSISGVPIVDENGMLRGIITNRDLQFEQELGKPISEVMTKDRLITVPVGTSLEDAEQILHRERIEKLPVVDKDGRLRGLITVKDIFKRRQFPNAAKDEHGRLRVGGAIGTGRRDLDRAQALLDAGADVIVIDTAHGHSVGVLDALERTRQRFPDAQIIAGNIATAAGAQALLERGADAIKVGIGPGSICTTRVVTGVGVPQLTAIMEAVRGVDDSVPIIADGGIRFSGDIVKALSAGAAAVMMGSLLAGTEESPGESFLLEGRRFKTVRGMGSLSAMEQGSADRYFQEDNQRKFVPEGIEGRVPYKGPATDVLYQLVGGIRSGMGYCGVPDLQAMRTQVRFTRITSGGLRESHPHDVTITREAPNYHL
- a CDS encoding LysM peptidoglycan-binding domain-containing protein, translated to MTERRFRKSMLLGAALLGVSLSAWTVGRVTPPVEPAPMERIISETAAAEDMASAEGVVWDLPVTRNESVDWWIDFLGGRNAEKTELWLERTGKYGPMIQAELRRRGMPEDLLYLALIESGLSPKAYSRAAASGMWQFIAETGQRYGLEVSSDVDERRDPIKSTSAALDYLQDLYGRFGSWYLAAAAYNTGENRVERILRERAGGAKGADSLFWTIAPYLPRETRDYVPLMLAAAHIGKEPAKYGFSDLEYQDEMEFDVVWVPGSADLSMIAQASGVDVEAVKELNTHLTNGRTPANRGWSVRIPAGTRVAFENAFPALYRTERLAAARPAAPAAASAGTHRVARGETLSHIAKRYGMSVSALRSANRSIDPRRLRVGQVVRVPGAAAVASASSSANRYHRVARGENLTVIAKRYGVSVRQIRSWNSISGSRILPGQRLRVSA
- a CDS encoding acyltransferase, yielding MAFLPLRNVEIPGHAGDAYDAWLDDIASRLAAPDCDRAELCRTILTEIYYPQYAGTDPGQLPAAARIALLQMDPRNITLEPEYYAEIDVKRYARVKPLIWLWEMFDKSPLGENVLLGVRFRRLLAQHIFRRCGANFKAFHFVKLSFGYNLEVGDDVVVHRHVLLDDRGGIRIGDRVSIADFANIYSHTHALHDGRDVDTPAVVLGNGVRITYHATVLAGVTMADDSMLGALAVATKDIASGDVALGIPAQPKLRKPVPEERPKFPPSVDPLGE
- a CDS encoding YkvA family protein, translating into MTMKKRITFGRRRKRTSAARKLLRELPNFFKLVFRLLRDPRVPAVNKALFGAVAVYMLTPVDLIPDFLGVLGWVDDLYLLGLALGRLMSSAGPNALLRHWDGNPAALGYLVEGVDEMGGMLPQKVQQALKGLARNPAKLGRKRRRAPVKRIRIDDESRIHVEE
- a CDS encoding TraR/DksA C4-type zinc finger protein, encoding MAKKLTKKQVEHLQQRLLRERDRALRSLGQYDELAKESAEQNDSDSYSYSDHMADLGTDAMEREKMMLFASKEGRYLYRVEDALRRLYKEPDKFGLCHSCGELIDFDRLDALPHARYCINCKLKEEADAA
- the acs gene encoding acetate--CoA ligase, which produces MANREQSLEALLKEDRRFPPPAAFGERANASDPGLYERAAQDPEAFWAEWARKLEWFEPWREVLEWKAPHAKWFVGGKLNASYNCLDRHLGGWRRNKAALIWEGEPGDTRTYTYWDLHREVSKFANVLKSLDVKKGDRVAIYLPMIPEAAIAMLACARIGAPHSVVFGGFSSDSLRDRINDADAKVLITADGGYRRGRVVPLKEAADKAMEETPGIEHVVVVRRGAGLHVPVHMKDGRDHWYEDLMEGTSADCDAEPLDAEDLLFILYTSGTTGKPKGVVHTTGGYMTHVTATTNLVFDIKEDDVYWCTADVGWVTGHSYIVYGPLANGATTLMYEGAPDWPDRGRFWQLVQKYGVTILYTAPTAIRAFMRWGTDWPAKYDLSTLRLLGSVGEPINPEAWMWYHEHIGGKRCPIVDTWWQTETGGIMITPLPGITETTPGSATVAFPGITAEVLTAEGDTAGAGYLAITKPWPGMLRTIWGDDERFRENYWARWDGIYFPGDGAKRDENGNFWILGRVDDVLNVAGHRIGTMEVESALVDHPSVAEAAVVGRADEMKGQAIAAFVTVKEGITANDRLRQELRAHVADKIGAIARPDDILFSADLPKTRSGKIMRRLLRDIAEGRALGDTTTLADPAVVAKLKTEYEDKEG